A window from Methanomicrobia archaeon encodes these proteins:
- a CDS encoding HAD family hydrolase has product MQIKGIFFDLYGTLLMYGDLRTAWIEWQRSFYERLQDCGLTMSETSFALHCDDFFERPEPQFPEDYLTVLERRIKALGIKLGLTLSTNELEKTAVAIVNAWQQYVSLDPDTLPVLHALKAQKSLALISNFDHPPYVHSLLSALGLTDCFDSIVISGDVGVKKPDPRIFSFALQQTQLQPHEVVYVGDSTVDVQGARAACMCPIRIQRYGLDENYTFVDSKLNQPSPQHASNESTGADARTIATLPELIALLE; this is encoded by the coding sequence ATGCAGATTAAAGGTATCTTTTTCGACCTGTACGGAACGCTCTTGATGTACGGCGATCTCAGGACGGCCTGGATTGAGTGGCAGCGGTCATTTTACGAGCGCTTACAGGACTGCGGCTTGACAATGTCAGAAACGTCGTTTGCCCTGCACTGTGATGACTTCTTCGAACGGCCAGAGCCGCAGTTTCCTGAAGATTACCTGACCGTCCTCGAACGCCGTATCAAAGCGCTAGGTATCAAGTTAGGATTGACGCTGAGCACTAACGAACTGGAGAAGACCGCAGTGGCAATCGTCAACGCATGGCAGCAGTATGTTTCGTTAGATCCCGATACGCTGCCGGTGCTCCACGCGCTGAAAGCTCAGAAGTCGCTCGCCCTGATCTCTAATTTCGATCATCCTCCTTACGTGCATTCGCTCCTGTCTGCCCTTGGTCTTACGGACTGCTTCGACTCGATCGTCATTTCCGGTGACGTCGGCGTCAAAAAGCCTGACCCGCGTATCTTCTCGTTCGCGCTGCAACAGACACAGCTGCAACCGCACGAAGTCGTGTACGTAGGCGACAGCACGGTGGACGTTCAGGGTGCGCGAGCTGCATGCATGTGCCCAATCCGTATTCAACGGTATGGATTAGACGAAAACTATACCTTCGTGGATTCCAAACTGAACCAACCGTCCCCACAACATGCAAGCAACGAATCCACCGGTGCTGACGCGAGGACCATTGCGACACTGCCAGAACTTATCGCGCTGCTCGAGTGA
- the amrS gene encoding AmmeMemoRadiSam system radical SAM enzyme, with protein sequence MKEAMFYEKLEGNTVRCHLCPHQCKINDTKRGICGVRENKEGVLYSLVYGKVAAQAIDPIEKKPLFHFYPGSTAYSIATVGCNFRCRNCQNYDISQMPKDQKRIVGDYKSPEEVVAVATHYNCKSIAYTYVEPTVFFEFAYDIAKLAHEEGICNVFVSNGYTSEEAIRTLAPVLDGINIDLKGLSEELYHKNCGGHLQPVLDAIALYKSLGVWVEVTTLVIPTLNDTEADFRGIAEFIKGVGVDIPWHISQFYPTYKLTDLPRTPITTLHKARDIGLEVGLRYVYEGNVPGEGGENTYCYKCGTLLIRRYGFQILENNMRGSHCPHCGAEIDGVF encoded by the coding sequence TTGAAAGAAGCAATGTTCTACGAGAAGCTGGAAGGGAACACCGTTCGATGCCACCTCTGTCCACATCAGTGCAAGATAAACGACACGAAAAGAGGAATCTGCGGCGTGCGCGAGAACAAGGAGGGTGTCCTTTACAGTCTCGTCTACGGTAAGGTCGCGGCGCAGGCGATAGACCCGATAGAGAAGAAGCCGCTATTCCATTTCTATCCTGGCTCAACGGCCTACTCGATTGCGACTGTTGGCTGCAACTTCCGCTGCCGGAACTGCCAGAACTACGATATATCCCAGATGCCGAAGGACCAGAAACGGATTGTGGGCGACTACAAATCTCCCGAAGAGGTCGTTGCGGTCGCCACGCATTACAATTGCAAAAGCATCGCGTATACGTACGTGGAGCCGACCGTCTTCTTCGAGTTTGCCTACGATATCGCCAAGCTCGCCCATGAAGAGGGGATCTGCAACGTCTTCGTCTCGAACGGGTACACCTCGGAAGAGGCAATCCGTACGCTCGCACCCGTTTTGGACGGAATAAATATAGACCTGAAAGGGCTCTCGGAAGAGCTGTACCATAAGAATTGCGGCGGGCATCTGCAGCCTGTACTCGACGCGATAGCGCTTTACAAGAGTCTCGGCGTTTGGGTCGAAGTAACGACGCTGGTCATACCGACGCTGAACGACACTGAAGCGGATTTCCGAGGGATCGCAGAATTCATCAAAGGCGTCGGCGTGGACATACCCTGGCATATCTCGCAGTTCTACCCCACCTACAAGCTCACCGATCTGCCCCGGACGCCGATTACAACTCTGCACAAAGCGCGTGACATCGGGCTTGAAGTCGGCTTGCGGTACGTGTACGAGGGCAACGTTCCGGGTGAGGGCGGCGAGAACACCTACTGCTACAAGTGCGGGACCCTACTGATCAGACGCTACGGATTCCAGATTCTGGAGAACAATATGAGAGGTTCACACTGCCCTCATTGCGGTGCCGAGATCGACGGGGTGTTTTAA
- a CDS encoding thioredoxin domain-containing protein: MHGSDEGEGKAPNALITEKSPYLLQHAYNPVNWYPWGEEAWRRAKDEDKPIFLSIGFATCHWCHVMARESFENPQTAEILNEHFVSIKVDREERPDLDEIYMKAVQMMAGTGGWPLSVFLTSDLKPFYGGTYFPPEPLHGLPAFNDLLRTIADSWRTKREQLERSSEEVIQLVRGIYRHKPPAGVEEALSADLLDNAYEQLVLQFDSNYGGFGAAVTAWSVKKPKFPLPSYLSFLLRYYYRTQEEYALKMVTKTLYGMARGGIFDQLGGGFHRYSTDNRWLVPHFEKMLYDNALLARAYTEAYQVTRDPFFAQVARRTLDWVLREMTGPEGGFYSAVDADSEGLEGAFYVWDPEEIRSVLGKEQGEALCRYYGVTPQGNFERGKSVLFIAEASTGLDEGTIRASTQKLLEARNKRIRPATDDKIITGWNGLMISAFALGYQVFRDNRYLEAAMSAARFIRDNLRKDGRLLRRYRDGEASISGTLEDYAYFVAGLLDLYEAHFESQWLREALQLNNSMLELFWDKADGGFFSNLTSELELAVAIKDAYDGPIPSGNSVAAQNILRLAALTDNEELKKRAETIFRAFRATLDQSPLEHTQMLCAVAFSLSSPAQVVLASRNREEAQAFAAELGRHFLPHNVVAFSQPGVTESELPELTPLISGKVAIEGKPTVYICEEYTCKAPITDLEELKRVLSRT; this comes from the coding sequence ATGCACGGAAGCGATGAAGGGGAAGGAAAGGCTCCAAATGCACTTATAACGGAGAAGAGTCCGTATCTGCTTCAGCATGCGTATAACCCCGTTAATTGGTATCCCTGGGGTGAGGAGGCGTGGAGACGTGCTAAGGATGAGGACAAACCAATCTTCCTCAGTATCGGCTTTGCGACCTGCCATTGGTGCCATGTAATGGCACGCGAATCCTTTGAGAATCCGCAGACCGCGGAGATCCTCAACGAGCACTTTGTCAGCATTAAAGTGGATCGCGAAGAGCGTCCAGACCTGGACGAGATCTACATGAAAGCGGTGCAGATGATGGCGGGCACGGGTGGCTGGCCGCTGTCGGTCTTTCTTACGTCCGACCTGAAGCCGTTCTATGGCGGGACCTATTTCCCTCCTGAACCTCTACACGGCTTACCAGCCTTTAACGATTTGCTTCGTACCATTGCTGACTCATGGCGAACGAAGCGGGAACAGCTAGAGCGGAGTTCGGAAGAGGTTATACAGCTCGTGCGCGGCATATACCGGCATAAGCCGCCAGCGGGCGTGGAGGAGGCGCTCTCAGCAGATCTGCTTGATAACGCGTATGAGCAACTCGTTCTCCAGTTCGATTCGAACTACGGCGGATTTGGCGCGGCGGTAACCGCATGGTCGGTAAAGAAGCCGAAGTTCCCGTTGCCCAGCTATCTCTCGTTCCTTCTCCGGTATTATTACAGAACGCAGGAGGAATACGCGTTGAAGATGGTGACGAAGACGCTCTATGGAATGGCTCGAGGAGGCATCTTCGACCAATTAGGTGGTGGTTTTCACCGATATTCAACAGATAACCGCTGGCTGGTGCCGCATTTCGAGAAGATGCTGTACGATAACGCGCTCTTAGCCAGGGCTTATACAGAGGCATATCAAGTAACGCGTGATCCGTTCTTCGCGCAGGTTGCGCGCCGGACGCTGGATTGGGTGCTGCGCGAGATGACCGGCCCTGAAGGAGGCTTTTACTCCGCGGTGGATGCGGACAGCGAGGGCCTGGAAGGTGCCTTTTATGTCTGGGATCCTGAGGAGATAAGATCAGTGCTGGGAAAAGAGCAGGGCGAAGCACTCTGTCGTTACTACGGGGTGACACCGCAGGGCAACTTCGAGCGAGGGAAAAGTGTACTTTTTATAGCGGAAGCATCCACGGGACTCGATGAAGGTACTATTCGTGCGAGCACCCAGAAGCTGCTTGAGGCGAGGAACAAACGGATACGCCCCGCGACCGATGACAAGATTATAACTGGCTGGAACGGTCTGATGATTTCTGCGTTCGCTCTGGGATACCAGGTGTTCCGTGACAATCGCTATCTCGAAGCGGCAATGTCCGCTGCTCGCTTTATTCGTGACAATCTCAGGAAAGACGGGCGGCTATTGCGGCGTTATCGCGACGGTGAGGCTTCAATTTCAGGAACACTTGAAGATTACGCGTATTTTGTTGCGGGATTGCTCGACCTCTATGAGGCTCATTTCGAGTCACAATGGTTACGCGAGGCGCTGCAACTGAACAATAGTATGCTGGAGCTTTTCTGGGACAAAGCAGATGGCGGATTCTTCTCCAATCTTACCAGTGAACTGGAGCTTGCCGTAGCCATAAAGGATGCGTACGACGGGCCGATTCCCTCTGGCAACTCGGTTGCCGCGCAGAACATCCTTCGACTCGCAGCGCTAACGGATAATGAAGAACTGAAGAAGCGGGCTGAAACCATTTTTCGCGCGTTCCGTGCGACATTGGACCAGAGCCCACTGGAGCACACGCAAATGCTCTGTGCCGTTGCGTTCTCTCTCAGTAGCCCCGCACAGGTCGTACTAGCGAGCCGTAACAGAGAAGAGGCACAGGCATTTGCGGCTGAACTTGGGCGTCATTTTCTGCCGCATAACGTCGTTGCGTTCTCACAGCCGGGCGTTACCGAATCTGAACTTCCAGAGTTGACACCACTCATTAGCGGTAAAGTAGCGATAGAAGGAAAGCCGACGGTGTATATCTGCGAAGAGTACACGTGCAAAGCGCCGATTACGGATCTGGAAGAATTGAAGCGGGTGTTATCTCGCACATAG